The genomic segment TTGCTCCTGCAATATGTGCTCTTGCATCAAAAACAGGTGCTGCAACACAGCGCACAGAAGGTTCATCTTCACTGTTATCGAAACCCCATCCCTGAGTACGGATCAAAGTAAGTTCTTCACGCAGTGCTTCGGGAGTAACAATTGTGGTTGGTGTAGCTCTCTCAAAAACAGTATTAGAAATAATATTTTCGCGCATATCTTCCGGCTGCCATGCCAGCAGACATTTCCCCAGGCCGGATCGGTACAAGGACAATCTTTTACCTACATATGAACGTACACTGATAGAACCTTGCGACTCTATTTTAAGAATATAATAAGCCGTATCGCCATCAAATATGCCGAAATGACATAGTAATCCGGTCGTTTCCATCAGTCTTTCAAGGTGAGGACGGGATGTTTCCCTGATATCCAGTTGTTCAGAAGCTCGCTCACCTAAAGCAATGAGTCTTACCCAAAGCCTGTAATGCCCTCTGTTGTCCTGCGAAATAAGCCGCAATTGCAGCATTTCTTTAAGAAGCAGGTATGCTGTACTTTTTGGGATACCCGAGTTTTCAATAAGTTCTGATGCCGAAGCCGTGCCATGATCGGCAAGGTATTCCAAGATCACCATAGACCTTTGCAATGTAGATATTTTATTTTTTTCCAAAATACTGGACTCCATTCCTAAATGTTGAACTAAACTTATTCTGCAATAAAAATCTTGTCAAGTGAGCACTCTATTTTCTGTCTATCCACTAAGATATATGCAACCACAACAACATAAGTCATTAATATTATAAAACTTTATTATTATGATTACAAAGAATTAAATCCAAAAGCACCGTTTTTGCTACACACTAAATC from the Maridesulfovibrio zosterae DSM 11974 genome contains:
- a CDS encoding IclR family transcriptional regulator, with the protein product MEKNKISTLQRSMVILEYLADHGTASASELIENSGIPKSTAYLLLKEMLQLRLISQDNRGHYRLWVRLIALGERASEQLDIRETSRPHLERLMETTGLLCHFGIFDGDTAYYILKIESQGSISVRSYVGKRLSLYRSGLGKCLLAWQPEDMRENIISNTVFERATPTTIVTPEALREELTLIRTQGWGFDNSEDEPSVRCVAAPVFDARAHIAGAISVVGTSMQVSDAVVPVLKEQVMACAREISRDLGWTER